A region from the Corylus avellana chromosome ca7, CavTom2PMs-1.0 genome encodes:
- the LOC132187068 gene encoding transcription factor MYB1-like yields MGRSPCCSKEGLNRGAWTAMEDRVLTEYIKTHGEGKWRNLPKRAGLKRCGKSCRLRWLNYLRPDIKRGNITRDEEELIIRLHKLLGNRWSLIAGRLPGRTDNEIKNYWNTNIGKKFQVAGDHPKRRPSSTDPSQPREINPNPFMESSSSVVRTKATRCTKVVVTTGPQEHDQSHAKLQPSSTPDDPVDFSNPISEEDTNYLPNFIMDFETDGNILSDFLDMDFSQLFCLQNEADNSINTSDHKGFVSEDKLRGSDSQSLDPYFESGLEWLCD; encoded by the exons ATGGGAAGGAGTCCCTGTTGTTCAAAGGAGGGGTTGAACAGGGGAGCATGGACAGCTATGGAAGACAGAGTACTCACAGAATACATCAAAACTCATGGCGAGGGGAAATGGAGAAATCTTCCCAAGAGAGCAG GACTTAAAAGATGTGGGAAGAGTTGCCGACTCAGATGGTTAAATTATCTGAGACCTGATATCAAGAGAGGCAACATCACTCGTGATGAAGAGGAGCTCATCATCAGGCTTCACAAACTCCTGGGAAACAg ATGGTCTTTGATAGCTGGGCGGCTTCCAGGCCGAACAGACAATGAAATCAAGAACTACTGGAACACAAATATTGGAAAGAAATTTCAGGTGGCCGGAGATCACCCAAAAAGAAGACCATCAAGTACTGATCCAAGTCAACCCCGAGAGATCAACCCAAATCCCTTCATGGAAAGTAGTTCATCAGTGGTCCGAACCAAGGCGACAAGGTGCACCAAAGTTGTCGTAACCACCGGGCCACAAGAACACGACCAATCCCACGCCAAGCTCCAGCCATCTTCAACTCCTGACGACCCGGTTGACTTTTCAAACCCCATTTCGGAAGAGGATACTAATTATCTGCCCAACTTCATCATGGATTTCGAGACGGACGGAAATATCCTGTCGGATTTTCTCGACATGGATTTCTCGCAGCTTTTTTGTCTCCAAAATGAAGCCGATAATAGCATTAACACGTCTGATCACAAAGGCTTTGTTTCTGAAGATAAGCTGCGTGGCTCCGATTCTCAATCTTTGGATCCATATTTTGAGTCCGGACTGGAATGGCTCTGTGATTAA
- the LOC132187756 gene encoding ubiquitin-like protein ATG12: MAADSPSSVRKVVVHLRATGDAPILKQAKFKIPGTDKFAKVIDFLCRQLHRETLFVYVNSAFSPNPDELVIDLYNNFGFDGKLVVNYACSMAWG; the protein is encoded by the exons atggctgCTGATTCTCCGAGTTCTGTACGAAAAG TGGTTGTTCATCTCAGAGCAACTGGCGATGCGCCTATACTCAAACAAGCCAAATTCAAG ATTCCTGGAACTGACAAGTTTGCTAAAGTGATTGACTTTCTATGCCGGCAGCTTCATCGGGAAACATTG tttgtcTATGTCAACAGTGCATTCTCACCAAACCCAGATGAATTGGTAATTGATCTGTATAAT AATTTTGGTTTTGATGGTAAGCTGGTGGTCAATTATGCTTGTTCCATGGCATGGGGCTAA
- the LOC132188282 gene encoding transcription factor MYB114-like gives MRDRSIKREVKPMEAMKKELVNKGAWTAEEDQKLAEVIAIHGAKRWKMVAAKAGLNRCGKSCRLRWLNYLRPNIKRGNISDQEEDLILRLHKLLGNRWSLIAGRLPGRTDNEIKNYWNSHLSKKIKHKEKQSGVATREGCCNGQQNRVEEKVNVEMREEENTSKGAEDSEINFDVDGFFDFSNESPLNFEWVTKFLEMDQGWSDIF, from the exons ATGAGAGATAGGTCTATTAAACGAGAAGTGAAGCCAATGGAAGCCATGAAGAAGGAATTAGTCAACAAGGGAGCATGGACAGCAGAGGAAGATCAAAAACTGGCCGAGGTCATTGCAATCCATGGTGCTAAAAGGTGGAAGATGGTTGCAGCTAAAGCAG GTCTTAATCGCTGCGGCAAGAGTTGCAGGCTAAGATGGTTGAATTACCTAAGACCCAACATCAAGAGAGGAAACATATCAGACCAAGAAGAGGATTTGATTCTTAGGCTTCATAAACTACTTGGGAACAg GTGGTCTTTGATTGCCGGAAGGTTACCCGGTCGAACAGATAATGAGATAAAGAACTACTGGAATTCTCATTTGAGCAAGAAAATAAAGCACAAGGAGAAACAGAGCGGAGTTGCAACAAGAGAAGGCTGCTGTAATGGTCAGCAAAATAGGGTGGAAGAGAAAGTAAATGTAGAAATGAGAGAAGAGGAGAACACATCCAAAGGAGCTGAAGACTCAGAAATCAACTTTGATGTAGATGGGTTCTTTGATTTCTCCAATGAGAGTCCTCTGAATTTTGAGTGGGTCACCAAATTCCTTGAAATGGATCAAGGCTGGAGTGACATTTTTTAA